The following proteins come from a genomic window of Paenibacillus swuensis:
- a CDS encoding ABC transporter ATP-binding protein: MNTNAQLTKPQSHSSPNEAEILVSVRDVKKHFPIRGGLFDRVQGYVKAVDGVSFDIRKGETFGLVGESGCGKSTIGRAILRLHEATSGTVEFNGQDLYQLSDSKLRTMRREMQLIFQDPFSSLNPRLSVGETIERVLKIHHMGDRSAREKRVQELLELVGMSPYHIRRYPHEFSGGQRQRIGIARALALNPKFIVLDEPVSALDVSIQSQVVNLLEDLQKQFGLTYLFVSHGLSIVRHISNRVGVMYLGKLVELGEADELFERPKHPYTRALIASNPIPNPRLRGLPKMVLQGDVPSPISPPSGCRFHTRCPLAEARCKQEEPAFIDQGNGHFAACHFPLN; this comes from the coding sequence ATGAACACTAATGCGCAACTAACGAAACCGCAGTCTCATTCTAGTCCAAACGAGGCAGAAATTCTTGTCTCCGTTCGTGATGTTAAGAAGCACTTTCCCATTCGAGGCGGATTGTTCGACCGAGTTCAAGGTTATGTGAAAGCTGTTGACGGCGTTTCCTTTGATATTCGCAAAGGCGAAACTTTCGGACTCGTCGGAGAAAGCGGATGTGGCAAATCGACCATTGGGAGAGCCATTCTGAGACTCCATGAAGCGACCTCCGGCACGGTTGAATTTAACGGTCAAGATCTTTATCAGTTGTCTGATTCTAAACTCCGTACGATGCGAAGAGAAATGCAGTTGATATTTCAGGACCCGTTTTCTTCCCTAAACCCGAGATTAAGTGTCGGTGAAACCATTGAGCGCGTTTTGAAAATACATCATATGGGGGATCGTTCGGCCCGAGAGAAGCGGGTGCAGGAGCTATTGGAGCTGGTAGGCATGAGTCCGTACCACATTCGCAGATATCCTCACGAGTTCAGCGGCGGTCAGCGGCAAAGAATCGGTATTGCCCGCGCGCTTGCGCTTAATCCTAAATTTATAGTGCTGGATGAGCCGGTATCCGCATTGGATGTGTCCATTCAATCTCAGGTTGTAAATTTATTGGAAGATCTGCAGAAACAATTCGGTCTCACCTACTTATTTGTTTCCCATGGTTTGAGTATCGTACGACATATCAGCAATCGTGTGGGTGTAATGTACTTAGGTAAATTGGTGGAGCTTGGGGAAGCGGATGAGTTGTTTGAACGTCCAAAGCACCCATATACCCGAGCGTTAATTGCATCGAATCCCATCCCGAATCCAAGACTGCGCGGATTACCGAAGATGGTGTTGCAAGGCGATGTGCCAAGCCCCATTTCACCGCCGTCGGGATGCAGGTTTCATACCCGTTGTCCGCTGGCTGAAGCAAGGTGTAAGCAAGAAGAACCCGCGTTTATTGATCAAGGGAACGGTCATTTCGCCGCTTGCCATTTCCCTTTAAACTAA
- a CDS encoding RicAFT regulatory complex protein RicA family protein, with translation MTHQHGEHECSMEHYTNTEMVVREDILAKTKELAALISTSDEVSVYQKAEAQINANERIQVLISSIKKKQKEIVAFQTFKNEKMIAKIEGEIEALQDELDGIPIVAQFQQTQTDLNYLLQLIFSVIRDTVSDKITVEESTAPVSSSCSE, from the coding sequence ATGACACATCAGCATGGTGAACACGAATGCTCCATGGAGCATTATACAAATACAGAAATGGTAGTGCGTGAGGATATTCTTGCGAAAACGAAAGAACTTGCTGCTTTAATCTCTACCTCTGATGAGGTTTCTGTCTATCAGAAAGCGGAAGCTCAGATTAACGCTAATGAACGAATTCAAGTGCTAATCAGCTCCATTAAGAAGAAACAGAAAGAGATTGTCGCGTTTCAAACCTTCAAGAATGAGAAGATGATCGCCAAAATTGAGGGTGAAATCGAAGCATTACAGGACGAACTGGACGGAATTCCGATTGTGGCTCAATTTCAGCAAACCCAAACAGACTTAAATTACTTGTTACAGCTTATTTTTTCGGTGATTCGTGATACCGTTTCCGATAAAATTACAGTTGAAGAGAGTACGGCACCTGTGAGTTCTTCTTGCAGTGAATAA
- a CDS encoding ABC transporter ATP-binding protein — translation MASTTTKTQTDTLVQVTNLKTYFYTEDGVVPALDGVDFHLNKGETLAIVGESGSGKSVTSLSLMRLIPSPPGKITAGDIVFNGESLLSKSEKEMRALRGNKISMIFQEPMTSLNPVFRVGDQIEESIMLHQQMDRKQARAEVIRLFQLVGISEPERRVRTYPHELSGGMRQRVMIAMALACNPQLLIADEPTTALDVTIQNQILQLMKDLKEKMNTSIVLVTHDLGVVAEMADRVVVMYAGQIVEQNDVFSIFENPKHPYTEGLLRSMPGNQPRTGNLYAIEGVVPNPLHFPNGCRFAPRCEYAKALCHSSMPETINYSDEEAVRCWKYTEAWEELA, via the coding sequence ATGGCATCCACAACTACTAAAACGCAAACCGATACACTTGTTCAGGTAACGAATCTCAAAACCTATTTCTATACCGAAGACGGCGTCGTCCCCGCGTTGGACGGGGTTGATTTTCATCTGAACAAGGGAGAGACGCTGGCGATTGTCGGTGAATCCGGAAGCGGCAAGAGTGTAACTTCACTCTCTCTCATGAGACTGATTCCCTCACCGCCGGGAAAAATCACCGCAGGTGATATTGTCTTTAATGGCGAAAGCCTTCTGTCCAAGTCCGAGAAAGAAATGCGCGCGTTGCGAGGAAATAAGATTTCCATGATCTTTCAGGAGCCCATGACCTCTCTAAATCCGGTGTTCAGAGTTGGGGATCAGATTGAAGAATCCATCATGCTGCATCAACAGATGGATCGAAAGCAGGCCAGAGCCGAAGTCATCAGGTTGTTTCAACTTGTGGGGATTTCTGAACCGGAACGCAGGGTGAGAACTTACCCGCATGAGCTGAGCGGAGGAATGCGTCAACGGGTGATGATCGCTATGGCGCTTGCCTGCAATCCCCAGCTGCTAATTGCGGATGAACCGACCACAGCGCTGGATGTGACCATACAGAATCAAATCTTGCAGCTGATGAAAGATCTCAAAGAGAAAATGAACACTTCCATTGTTCTGGTTACGCATGATCTGGGCGTGGTAGCAGAGATGGCCGATCGTGTGGTTGTTATGTATGCGGGGCAGATTGTTGAACAGAATGATGTGTTTTCTATATTCGAAAATCCCAAGCATCCTTACACAGAAGGTTTGCTTCGATCGATGCCCGGCAACCAGCCCCGAACCGGAAATTTATACGCCATTGAAGGTGTCGTGCCGAATCCGCTTCACTTTCCGAATGGCTGCCGATTTGCTCCAAGATGCGAGTATGCTAAAGCGCTGTGTCATTCCAGTATGCCGGAAACCATAAATTATTCCGACGAGGAAGCCGTACGCTGCTGGAAATATACCGAAGCATGGGAGGAGCTTGCATAA
- a CDS encoding ABC transporter permease: MFVYIVRRTLQAIPLLFIISIISFTLMSFAPGDPADMFTDPESETSEEQMEVIRERLGLDDPVYIRYAKWLKLVILEGNMGFSFEDGRPVTEKIFERIQGTLTLMITATILSFLIAIPIGIFSAIRQYSKLDHLITFYSFLGIAVPTFFLALIAILLFSLKLEWFPPSGMRSDEYFDTFNLLDRLKHLALPALVISFGLIASFSRFMRSSMLDVIKQDFIRTAKAKGLSPFKVIFKHALRNALLPIITLVGLELPNLFAGAFIVEQIFAWPGMGRLSINAIFIRDYQVIMGVTMVTSVLVVMGNLIADILYAAADPRIQYNKS; the protein is encoded by the coding sequence TTGTTTGTATATATCGTCCGAAGAACACTTCAAGCGATACCTTTATTGTTCATCATTTCGATCATCTCATTTACATTGATGTCATTTGCTCCGGGAGATCCCGCGGATATGTTTACAGATCCCGAATCCGAAACCTCTGAGGAACAAATGGAAGTCATCCGGGAAAGACTCGGATTGGACGATCCGGTTTATATTCGCTACGCGAAATGGCTAAAGCTGGTCATTCTTGAGGGGAATATGGGCTTCTCCTTTGAAGATGGACGTCCAGTCACTGAAAAAATCTTCGAACGGATCCAGGGCACTTTAACATTAATGATTACGGCTACGATTCTTTCCTTTCTCATAGCCATACCGATCGGGATTTTTTCAGCGATACGGCAATATTCCAAGTTAGATCATCTGATCACCTTTTACTCCTTTCTCGGAATTGCCGTGCCGACTTTTTTCCTGGCGTTAATCGCTATCCTGTTGTTCTCTCTAAAGCTGGAATGGTTCCCTCCGAGCGGTATGCGTTCCGATGAATATTTTGATACGTTCAATTTGCTCGATCGACTAAAGCATCTGGCTTTACCAGCTCTTGTAATCTCTTTCGGTCTCATTGCTTCCTTCTCCCGGTTCATGCGCTCATCCATGTTAGACGTCATTAAACAAGATTTCATCCGGACGGCTAAGGCGAAGGGACTCTCACCTTTCAAAGTAATATTTAAACACGCTCTGCGTAATGCATTGTTACCGATTATTACGCTTGTCGGACTCGAATTGCCCAACTTATTCGCCGGTGCTTTTATCGTAGAGCAAATCTTTGCGTGGCCGGGTATGGGGCGACTTTCCATTAACGCTATATTTATCAGGGATTACCAAGTCATTATGGGCGTAACTATGGTTACATCCGTGCTTGTTGTCATGGGTAATCTTATAGCAGATATCCTTTATGCGGCGGCAGATCCGCGAATTCAATATAACAAATCATAG
- a CDS encoding MFS transporter gives MRNTFSWISEYPKEAWPFLAASLMNSMGSAFMWPMVTLYVHNVLDRSYGDAGFALLCQSIAMMLGQFAVSALYQRLGIKVLLIGGMALAGVSQMGIAFTDEWGMFLVLLIISGFFNGLAMPAIQAYVGFRWKDMGSRMFNFIYVGNNIGMAVGTALAGLTAMAFSFSVNFGLAGASSILFALYLIYTVKNMDTQVDGTLQVGTKKGSLERGSLNQKALLLNYKLYVFMSLGSLLIWFSNSVWNTGIAPYLNESGNGLAAYSFLWTVNGIIIFVGQPLLSWLKRISLHNLPAQMTASAICYGVGYVIMIASHSYSALILGMIIATFGEMLIAPAVPAFITAKSGIYAPFYLGIVGAIGASGRIFGPYALGTLYDLGGLDKVLLVTLAGAVASALCFAIHSRLQREPKESLPVTAHSS, from the coding sequence ATGCGCAACACATTTTCTTGGATTTCGGAATATCCTAAAGAGGCTTGGCCTTTTCTGGCGGCAAGTTTAATGAACTCTATGGGCAGCGCCTTTATGTGGCCAATGGTTACGTTGTATGTGCATAATGTGTTGGATCGTTCGTACGGAGATGCGGGGTTTGCCTTGCTTTGCCAGTCGATTGCCATGATGCTCGGTCAATTTGCTGTCAGCGCTCTGTATCAAAGACTTGGGATTAAGGTACTTCTTATAGGAGGTATGGCCCTCGCAGGGGTGAGCCAGATGGGGATCGCTTTCACAGACGAATGGGGTATGTTTCTCGTCTTACTCATCATCAGCGGTTTTTTCAACGGATTAGCCATGCCGGCCATACAGGCTTACGTCGGATTTCGTTGGAAGGACATGGGAAGCCGTATGTTTAACTTTATTTACGTCGGTAACAACATAGGGATGGCCGTCGGTACCGCCTTGGCAGGTCTGACTGCTATGGCGTTTAGCTTCTCTGTTAATTTTGGACTGGCCGGAGCCTCTTCCATCCTCTTTGCTTTGTATTTAATTTATACTGTTAAAAATATGGATACTCAAGTTGACGGCACTCTCCAAGTGGGAACGAAGAAGGGTTCTCTTGAACGAGGCTCCTTAAATCAGAAGGCGCTGCTGCTGAATTACAAGCTTTATGTTTTCATGTCTCTGGGCTCACTGCTCATATGGTTTTCTAACTCTGTCTGGAATACGGGTATAGCACCTTACCTGAATGAATCGGGGAATGGACTTGCAGCTTACAGCTTTCTTTGGACCGTGAACGGTATAATTATTTTTGTCGGCCAACCGCTGCTCTCCTGGTTAAAGAGGATTAGCCTTCACAATCTTCCTGCACAGATGACAGCCAGCGCGATCTGCTATGGTGTTGGCTATGTGATTATGATCGCCTCCCATTCATATAGTGCGTTAATCTTGGGGATGATCATAGCAACCTTCGGCGAGATGCTCATTGCACCGGCCGTCCCTGCATTTATTACTGCCAAATCAGGCATATACGCACCCTTCTATCTTGGAATCGTTGGTGCAATTGGCGCATCCGGACGAATCTTTGGCCCATACGCCTTAGGTACCTTATATGACCTTGGCGGCTTGGATAAGGTCTTACTGGTTACACTTGCGGGTGCTGTCGCTTCAGCATTATGTTTCGCCATTCATTCCAGATTACAACGGGAACCGAAAGAATCACTTCCTGTCACTGCACACTCGTCTTGA
- a CDS encoding ABC transporter substrate-binding protein, producing the protein MKKLTTKAIPAAIAATLLMSAFSAAGAGAAGQVRKGFDPSRVGGKVILTSFADAVSLTPLTTSDSASNDIQGMIFESLTDLDINGQPIPGLAEKWTYDAATLTYTFFLRKGVTFHDGKPFTSADVKFTYDMYMHKDSVNSYKSSFESISSITVVNSHTIKFKLNKKDAFFLVQGANDGGILPKHQFPKGIEDYNNNNKIHRSPIGTGPFKFKQWKADERIVVVANKSYWAGRPYLDEVITRILPDSNVETINLLKGSVDVVEALNPNQVSQVAKDGDLKTMVYDQGGFHYVGFNNLNPIFADAKVRQALAYGLDRQSIVSKILLGKAYQASGPLHPKIPQNNPSVKPYEFDVERAKKLLDEAGWKVGSDGIREKNGKKFEIEVAYNAGNVIREKVSQLAQQNWKKLGVKVTPRKYEWSIYLDRLYKGQHDAYILGWVGYDGNVEHTGFFHSKEARDSEGKGGNNTSRVNDPYVDKILESYTVETNAQKRFKLYQDLHKHLADKQNVIYTYHPKLTAGLDENLANVKPSLSDFFWNLEDWYWKKGVGGR; encoded by the coding sequence GTGAAAAAACTTACTACCAAAGCCATTCCCGCGGCAATCGCCGCAACTTTGTTAATGTCGGCGTTCAGTGCTGCCGGTGCCGGCGCTGCCGGTCAAGTTCGCAAGGGCTTCGATCCATCCAGAGTAGGGGGGAAAGTCATTCTGACTTCCTTCGCGGATGCTGTGAGCTTGACTCCACTTACAACAAGCGATTCAGCTTCGAATGACATCCAGGGTATGATCTTTGAATCCCTAACGGATCTGGACATTAACGGTCAGCCGATTCCTGGACTTGCCGAGAAGTGGACTTATGACGCCGCTACGTTGACATACACGTTTTTCTTGCGTAAAGGGGTAACTTTCCATGACGGCAAGCCTTTTACTTCAGCCGACGTTAAGTTTACGTACGATATGTATATGCACAAAGATTCTGTGAACTCCTACAAATCTTCATTCGAATCCATCAGCAGCATCACCGTTGTCAATTCCCATACGATCAAGTTTAAGCTGAATAAGAAAGACGCCTTCTTCCTGGTGCAGGGTGCCAATGACGGCGGTATTCTTCCTAAGCATCAGTTCCCTAAAGGAATTGAAGATTATAACAACAACAACAAGATTCACCGCAGCCCAATCGGAACAGGTCCGTTCAAGTTTAAGCAATGGAAAGCGGACGAGCGGATTGTAGTAGTTGCGAACAAATCTTACTGGGCGGGCCGTCCTTACCTGGATGAAGTAATCACCCGGATTTTGCCAGACTCCAACGTTGAGACGATTAACCTGTTGAAGGGTTCGGTTGACGTGGTAGAGGCGTTGAATCCGAACCAGGTTTCTCAAGTGGCCAAAGATGGCGATCTGAAAACAATGGTCTATGATCAAGGCGGTTTCCACTATGTTGGCTTCAATAATTTAAATCCAATCTTTGCGGACGCGAAAGTTCGTCAAGCATTAGCATACGGTTTAGATCGTCAGTCCATCGTATCGAAGATCTTGCTGGGTAAAGCGTACCAAGCATCCGGACCGCTTCATCCGAAAATTCCACAAAATAACCCTTCTGTGAAACCTTATGAGTTTGATGTGGAAAGAGCTAAGAAATTGCTGGACGAAGCGGGCTGGAAAGTGGGCTCTGACGGAATCCGCGAGAAAAACGGCAAGAAATTCGAAATTGAAGTAGCATACAATGCGGGTAACGTCATTCGGGAAAAAGTTTCCCAACTAGCACAGCAAAATTGGAAGAAACTTGGAGTTAAGGTAACACCTCGTAAATATGAGTGGTCTATTTACCTGGATCGTTTGTACAAAGGTCAACATGACGCTTACATTCTGGGTTGGGTCGGATATGACGGTAATGTTGAACATACCGGATTCTTCCACTCCAAGGAAGCTCGTGACAGTGAAGGTAAAGGCGGAAACAATACATCTCGCGTTAATGATCCGTATGTAGATAAAATCTTGGAATCTTACACTGTCGAAACCAATGCTCAGAAACGGTTTAAGCTTTATCAGGACCTGCACAAGCATCTGGCTGACAAACAAAATGTTATTTACACATATCATCCGAAGCTGACTGCCGGGTTAGATGAGAATCTCGCAAACGTTAAGCCTTCCTTGTCCGATTTCTTTTGGAATCTGGAAGACTGGTACTGGAAGAAAGGCGTCGGTGGCCGCTAA
- a CDS encoding S-layer homology domain-containing protein, giving the protein MLKLRNTVVAGAVSCSLLLGGASAFAASLNDTIGLSNEVAINKLVSLGVFTSSKTFNPESELTRGEFALIISKILPLSNGTAISIKDVPTKNGANATIAKAVSHGLLKLDAKGNFAASKGVTYSELGKVLSVGLGLKSTWTNRPIDFLYYLERKGVLSIDTDLDAVVTKEEAAAAIDKYVEIKQLYTADEGVIASLTKTGIVLNNGSDYKTYAYAKNASLFVDNQGVEKENLGEGSPVHILLNAKGEIAFISGRSLELAEGTLVYADGKIKVNDKLTKNVDLNVVVAPLPNAPTAEFTFDSFGKYSVNGVTFGGQSFVNTQADEVTMLTVYIAKAENRGIKLIGDSVKVVFSDVALDDQVFTLSKDAKVSLIETVKEKSKDADGKEVETSKDVTKPSSLADLQGLQTAGNVFTGTVEVDNTGVITSISVKAAPAPAEDK; this is encoded by the coding sequence ATGTTGAAGTTAAGAAATACGGTTGTGGCAGGTGCAGTTTCTTGTTCGTTACTGCTTGGCGGCGCGTCTGCATTCGCGGCATCGCTAAATGATACGATTGGTTTATCTAATGAGGTTGCCATCAATAAGTTGGTGTCCTTGGGCGTGTTTACTTCAAGCAAGACGTTTAATCCAGAATCTGAATTGACCAGAGGTGAATTTGCTCTGATCATCTCCAAGATCTTACCCCTGAGCAATGGTACGGCGATTAGCATAAAAGACGTTCCTACAAAGAACGGTGCTAACGCAACGATTGCCAAAGCCGTGAGTCACGGATTGTTGAAATTAGATGCCAAAGGAAACTTTGCCGCTTCAAAAGGTGTTACTTATTCAGAACTCGGAAAAGTGTTATCCGTAGGACTGGGATTGAAGTCCACATGGACCAATCGTCCGATTGATTTCTTGTACTATCTCGAACGCAAAGGCGTATTAAGCATTGATACAGATTTGGACGCTGTTGTAACGAAAGAAGAAGCGGCCGCGGCTATTGATAAATATGTGGAAATAAAGCAGTTGTATACAGCGGATGAAGGCGTTATTGCTTCCCTTACAAAAACCGGAATCGTGTTGAATAATGGTTCTGATTACAAGACTTATGCCTACGCTAAGAACGCCTCACTGTTTGTGGATAACCAAGGTGTGGAAAAGGAGAATCTTGGTGAAGGATCGCCGGTACATATTCTGTTGAACGCTAAAGGAGAAATTGCCTTTATTTCCGGCAGAAGCCTGGAGCTTGCAGAAGGTACGTTAGTCTATGCCGACGGTAAAATTAAAGTCAACGATAAATTAACTAAAAATGTGGATTTGAACGTCGTTGTAGCACCGTTGCCAAACGCTCCTACAGCTGAGTTCACATTCGATTCTTTTGGAAAATACAGTGTTAACGGCGTAACGTTCGGCGGACAGTCCTTCGTTAACACGCAAGCGGATGAAGTGACCATGCTAACGGTATATATCGCTAAAGCTGAGAACAGAGGCATCAAACTTATCGGTGATTCGGTAAAAGTGGTGTTCTCCGATGTGGCATTAGATGATCAAGTGTTTACTTTATCCAAGGATGCGAAGGTATCGCTTATTGAAACCGTCAAAGAAAAGTCGAAGGATGCCGACGGTAAAGAAGTGGAAACTTCCAAGGATGTAACGAAGCCATCGTCTTTAGCCGATCTTCAAGGTTTGCAAACCGCTGGTAATGTGTTTACCGGTACAGTTGAAGTGGACAACACAGGTGTAATCACATCGATTAGCGTCAAAGCAGCGCCCGCTCCGGCGGAAGACAAATAA
- the opp4C gene encoding oligopeptide ABC transporter permease, translating into MSVPTPAPAMQPTVVPSQQKQWTEDGKIETRSAAIWKRFRKNKLAVAGLIIFALLVLMAIMAPWISPHDPEVFDIMESNLPPSALHPFGTDSYGADILTRIFYGARVSLSVAIIAMTFTVTIGVLYGAISGYFGGLVDNIMMRIVDAIQSTPTFFFTLIVATLMVPGMWTVIIALTVFGWTRMARIVRGEILSLKERDYIEAARASGESNASIIFYHVLPNMIGPIIVIATLDVAGNILAESTLSFLGLGIQPPTPSWGNMLTSAQDLPTIMDYAWIAVFPGLFIVLAVLSVNFIGDGLRDALDPRSKK; encoded by the coding sequence ATGAGTGTACCCACACCTGCCCCTGCAATGCAACCCACAGTGGTACCGTCTCAACAGAAACAATGGACGGAAGACGGCAAGATTGAGACCCGGTCGGCGGCGATCTGGAAACGATTTCGTAAAAATAAGCTGGCTGTAGCGGGATTGATTATCTTCGCTTTACTGGTTTTAATGGCCATAATGGCGCCTTGGATATCTCCTCACGATCCGGAGGTATTCGATATTATGGAATCCAATCTGCCTCCAAGCGCCCTTCATCCCTTCGGAACAGATTCCTACGGAGCAGATATTCTGACTCGTATTTTCTACGGAGCGCGTGTTTCGTTATCCGTCGCTATCATCGCCATGACATTTACGGTAACGATCGGCGTACTGTACGGTGCTATATCCGGCTATTTCGGCGGTCTGGTGGATAATATCATGATGCGAATTGTGGATGCTATTCAATCCACTCCAACGTTCTTCTTCACGTTAATTGTCGCAACATTAATGGTACCGGGGATGTGGACGGTTATTATTGCGCTCACTGTATTCGGATGGACACGTATGGCTCGAATCGTTCGAGGGGAAATCCTCTCCCTGAAAGAACGGGATTACATAGAAGCGGCTCGGGCATCCGGCGAATCGAACGCAAGCATCATATTCTATCATGTGCTTCCCAATATGATCGGACCGATTATCGTTATTGCAACGTTGGATGTTGCTGGAAACATCCTGGCTGAATCCACCTTGAGCTTCTTGGGATTAGGCATTCAACCTCCAACACCTAGTTGGGGTAATATGCTTACCAGTGCTCAAGACTTGCCGACCATTATGGACTATGCGTGGATTGCCGTATTTCCGGGACTCTTTATCGTCCTTGCGGTTCTTTCAGTAAACTTTATCGGTGACGGTCTGCGCGATGCGCTGGATCCGCGTTCCAAGAAATAG
- the miaB gene encoding tRNA (N6-isopentenyl adenosine(37)-C2)-methylthiotransferase MiaB, with protein MTATKDYAKYFQPPSLKEAKQRGKEDISVHYEFGIPEELQGFGNGKRYLIRTYGCQMNEHDTETMKGMLELMGYSSTEEKNDADIILMNTCAIRENAEDKVFGELGHLKHLKQQKPNLILGVCGCMSQEEAVVNRILSKHGFVDLIFGTHNIHRLPVLLKDAYFNKEMVVEVWSKEGDIIENLPKKREGLKAWVNIMYGCDKFCTYCIVPYTRGKERSRRPEDVIAEVRQLAREGFKEITLLGQNVNAYGKDFEDIAYSFADLMADMRKIDVPRIRFTTSHPRDFDDPLIDIIAQGGNLAEHIHLPVQSGSTEVLKKMSRKYSREQYLELVRKMKSAIPGVNFTSDIIVGFPGETDEQFEETMTLVREVEFDAAFTFIYSPREGTPAASMEDNVPLEVKKSRLHRLNVLLNELSLKANMKLRGTTVEVLVEGESKTNPDVLSGRTRGNKLVHFTGNKSLIGKFAYVTITEPQTWVLRGDLVTETYTAHAQSM; from the coding sequence ATGACTGCAACGAAAGATTATGCGAAGTATTTTCAGCCGCCGTCCTTGAAGGAAGCCAAACAGCGCGGCAAAGAGGACATCAGTGTCCATTACGAATTCGGCATTCCGGAAGAACTGCAAGGCTTTGGCAACGGAAAGCGATACTTGATTCGCACTTACGGATGTCAGATGAACGAGCATGATACGGAAACGATGAAGGGCATGCTTGAGTTGATGGGTTACTCTTCAACAGAGGAGAAGAATGACGCTGATATTATTCTGATGAATACTTGCGCCATCAGGGAGAATGCGGAAGATAAAGTGTTCGGCGAACTGGGTCATCTGAAACATCTGAAGCAACAGAAACCGAATCTTATTCTAGGCGTGTGCGGTTGTATGTCCCAGGAAGAGGCCGTTGTAAACCGGATTTTAAGTAAGCATGGTTTTGTGGATCTGATTTTTGGAACGCATAATATTCATAGATTGCCTGTTCTGCTCAAGGACGCTTATTTTAATAAAGAAATGGTTGTCGAGGTGTGGTCTAAGGAAGGCGATATTATTGAGAACCTGCCGAAGAAGCGCGAAGGCCTGAAAGCTTGGGTTAACATTATGTACGGGTGTGACAAGTTCTGCACGTATTGTATCGTGCCTTATACCCGAGGGAAAGAGCGCAGCCGGCGACCGGAAGATGTCATTGCTGAAGTTCGCCAGTTAGCGCGGGAAGGCTTCAAGGAAATAACCTTGTTAGGTCAGAATGTGAACGCGTACGGTAAGGATTTTGAGGACATTGCATACTCGTTTGCGGATTTAATGGCCGATATGAGAAAGATTGATGTTCCCCGGATTCGTTTCACCACATCACATCCCCGGGACTTCGACGATCCGTTAATCGACATTATTGCCCAAGGCGGAAATCTGGCAGAACATATCCATTTACCTGTTCAGTCTGGCAGTACGGAAGTGTTGAAGAAGATGAGTCGGAAATACTCGCGTGAGCAATACCTGGAATTGGTGCGTAAGATGAAGTCGGCGATTCCGGGAGTCAATTTCACATCAGACATCATTGTAGGCTTTCCCGGTGAAACGGATGAACAATTTGAGGAAACGATGACGCTGGTGCGTGAAGTAGAGTTTGATGCGGCATTCACGTTCATTTACTCCCCAAGAGAAGGAACTCCTGCTGCTTCCATGGAGGATAATGTGCCCCTTGAAGTAAAGAAGTCGAGACTGCACCGCTTGAATGTTCTACTGAATGAGCTGAGTCTCAAAGCCAACATGAAGCTTCGGGGAACTACAGTCGAAGTGTTGGTAGAAGGGGAAAGCAAGACGAATCCGGATGTGCTGTCAGGTCGTACCCGCGGCAATAAACTGGTTCACTTCACCGGCAACAAATCACTGATCGGCAAATTCGCTTATGTAACCATAACTGAGCCTCAGACATGGGTGCTTAGGGGCGACTTAGTCACGGAAACCTATACGGCGCATGCCCAAAGCATGTAG